The Cyclobacteriaceae bacterium genome includes a region encoding these proteins:
- a CDS encoding transcription initiation protein, with the protein MKEFLFVFRGDWNSLPEVSEEETKSRTKKWMDWVGGIAAQNKLVTKGNRLMHHGKIVKKNLVTDGPFIEMKEFIGGFSIVKANSYDEAVELANGCPVLLMGGEVEVREINAF; encoded by the coding sequence ATGAAAGAATTTTTATTTGTTTTCAGGGGAGATTGGAATAGTCTGCCTGAGGTTTCGGAAGAGGAGACAAAATCCAGGACAAAGAAATGGATGGATTGGGTCGGCGGCATTGCTGCACAGAATAAGCTTGTTACCAAAGGAAACAGGTTGATGCATCACGGAAAAATTGTGAAGAAGAATCTCGTCACAGATGGTCCTTTTATTGAAATGAAAGAGTTCATTGGCGGGTTTTCGATCGTGAAAGCAAATTCCTATGATGAAGCGGTTGAACTCGCAAACGGCTGCCCTGTATTATTGATGGGTGGAGAAGTTGAAGTAAGAGAGATCAATGCTTTCTGA
- a CDS encoding sigma-70 family RNA polymerase sigma factor produces MKSQPLIPHLFRTEYRKIVSVLSRRFGFEQIEIAEDIASETFFTASQVWGLEGSPENPVAWLYNVARNKAINHLTRRSIFHDKIVPDLKIETDQLKHIDIDLSPESINDSQLQMMFAICHPSIPQESQIGLSLRILCGFGIEEIANAFLTNKETINKRLFRAKEKLREEKIAIELPADSEIEARLSTVLTTIYLLFNEGYYSVSQDKTLRKELCLEAMRLCYMLIETQETNTPSVNALMSLMCFHASRFEARIDKDGGLILYDDQDPGLWSSDLIKKGGYFLNGAANGDMISRYHLEAGIAYWHTQKSDSREKWESILQLYNQLLEIVYSPIAALNRTYALSKANGKPEAIIEAEKLQLTDNHFYFALLGELYTGIDSVLAKQHLLKALSMAKTAADSKVINDKLQKL; encoded by the coding sequence ATGAAAAGCCAACCTCTCATTCCACATCTGTTCAGAACAGAGTATCGGAAAATTGTTTCGGTATTGTCTCGAAGATTTGGCTTTGAGCAAATTGAAATAGCGGAAGACATTGCAAGTGAGACTTTCTTCACGGCATCACAGGTCTGGGGTTTGGAAGGCTCTCCAGAAAATCCGGTTGCCTGGCTTTATAATGTTGCCAGAAATAAAGCCATCAATCACCTTACCCGTCGTTCAATCTTTCATGATAAGATTGTTCCGGATCTGAAAATCGAAACGGATCAGCTGAAACACATCGACATAGACCTATCTCCTGAGAGTATCAATGACAGTCAACTGCAGATGATGTTTGCTATTTGTCATCCCTCCATTCCGCAGGAGAGTCAAATCGGATTATCATTGCGGATCCTGTGCGGCTTTGGAATTGAGGAGATTGCCAATGCGTTCCTTACGAATAAGGAAACGATCAACAAAAGACTTTTCAGGGCAAAGGAGAAACTTCGGGAAGAGAAAATTGCTATTGAGTTGCCGGCAGATTCAGAGATAGAAGCAAGATTATCAACCGTCCTCACCACTATTTACCTGTTGTTCAACGAAGGGTACTATTCTGTAAGTCAGGACAAGACACTTCGCAAGGAGCTTTGCCTGGAGGCCATGCGACTTTGCTATATGCTGATTGAAACCCAGGAAACTAATACTCCATCCGTAAATGCATTGATGTCACTGATGTGTTTTCATGCGTCACGCTTTGAGGCACGCATTGATAAGGATGGAGGACTCATCTTATATGACGATCAGGATCCTGGGTTATGGAGTTCAGATCTTATTAAGAAGGGAGGTTATTTTTTGAATGGTGCTGCAAATGGAGATATGATCTCACGATACCACCTTGAAGCCGGGATTGCGTATTGGCACACACAAAAAAGTGATTCCCGTGAAAAGTGGGAAAGTATCCTTCAGCTTTATAATCAATTATTAGAGATCGTTTATTCTCCCATTGCCGCACTTAACAGAACGTATGCACTTTCAAAAGCAAATGGAAAACCCGAGGCAATCATTGAGGCGGAGAAGCTTCAGCTGACGGATAATCATTTTTATTTTGCCCTGCTGGGAGAACTTTATACAGGCATTGATTCGGTGCTCGCGAAGCAGCATTTACTAAAAGCGCTTTCGATGGCAAAGACGGCCGCCGATTCAAAAGTTATAAATGACAAGCTTCAAAAACTTTAA
- a CDS encoding YbhB/YbcL family Raf kinase inhibitor-like protein produces MKIIVAFLACILTTIGLSAQTFTLKSNEVGGQATNKQFANVFGCKGENISPQLSWENAPAGTQSFAVTIFDKDAPTGSGFWHWVIFNIPADVKELKSGAGDISKGLAPKEAIQINTDAGTPGYVGPCPPPGAPHEYLITVYALKSKLALDKSATPAYVGFNLSGTLLAKASIVMYGRQ; encoded by the coding sequence ATGAAAATCATAGTAGCGTTTCTTGCGTGCATCCTCACAACGATAGGTCTTTCTGCACAAACCTTTACCTTAAAGAGTAATGAAGTCGGTGGTCAGGCAACCAATAAACAATTTGCAAACGTCTTTGGATGTAAAGGAGAAAATATCTCTCCTCAACTTTCATGGGAGAATGCGCCTGCAGGAACACAAAGCTTTGCAGTAACTATTTTTGACAAGGACGCACCTACCGGAAGTGGATTCTGGCATTGGGTGATCTTCAATATCCCTGCTGACGTGAAAGAATTAAAATCAGGAGCGGGAGATATTTCCAAAGGTCTTGCACCGAAAGAAGCTATTCAGATAAATACAGATGCCGGAACACCGGGTTATGTCGGACCCTGCCCTCCTCCCGGAGCACCACATGAATACCTTATTACTGTGTATGCACTGAAATCCAAACTGGCATTGGATAAATCTGCAACACCGGCATATGTAGGATTTAATTTATCAGGCACTCTTCTGGCGAAGGCTTCTATTGTGATGTACGGAAGACAGTAA
- a CDS encoding response regulator has translation MTLFYADDDPDEIELFGYALRAIDESIEFITAKNGEEALVILQLNEPPTFIFLDINMPRRNGMEVLVDIRKISHLRDVPVMIYSSTTDEKQMKEAVKLGATKFISKPSSVRELSKLLKSVLGVSPGGVA, from the coding sequence ATGACACTCTTTTACGCGGACGATGATCCGGACGAAATCGAGCTCTTTGGATATGCGTTAAGGGCTATTGATGAGTCTATAGAGTTTATCACAGCTAAGAATGGCGAGGAGGCTCTTGTCATTTTACAGCTGAATGAACCCCCCACCTTTATTTTTCTGGACATTAATATGCCCCGTCGTAATGGGATGGAAGTGCTGGTGGATATCAGGAAAATCTCTCACTTACGCGATGTGCCGGTAATGATTTATTCCAGCACCACAGATGAAAAGCAAATGAAAGAAGCGGTCAAGCTGGGAGCTACAAAATTCATCTCCAAGCCATCTTCTGTCAGAGAGCTTTCCAAGCTCCTCAAATCCGTACTAGGTGTTTCTCCGGGTGGAGTTGCCTGA
- a CDS encoding response regulator transcription factor — MAVKIKVFHLEDYKIIRDGIKFLLTTDEEIAISGEASDFDELMKKLDGQTDILLLDIYLDSMKEVKTIDGFEICTIVNQKFPKIKVIFHSVYDDADRVARAMKAGAMGFISKKAGYQELIQGIKVVYSGKKYICEATSKRLKNLNRFLIGLEDTLKSKDEFFSKREKQVLELLAKGYSSRAIAKKLFIAEKTVESHRKNLVSKAEVKNTNELIAYSFARGLISM, encoded by the coding sequence ATGGCGGTTAAGATCAAAGTTTTTCATTTAGAGGATTATAAGATTATCAGAGATGGGATAAAATTTCTTCTGACCACGGATGAGGAAATAGCCATCAGCGGAGAGGCTTCTGACTTCGATGAGCTAATGAAAAAGCTTGACGGCCAGACCGACATTCTGTTGCTGGACATATACCTGGACTCGATGAAGGAAGTAAAGACCATCGATGGATTTGAAATATGCACGATTGTCAATCAGAAGTTTCCCAAAATCAAAGTGATCTTTCATTCAGTATATGATGATGCTGATCGGGTAGCCCGTGCGATGAAGGCCGGTGCCATGGGATTTATTTCCAAGAAAGCAGGCTATCAGGAGCTCATTCAAGGCATAAAAGTGGTTTATTCCGGTAAGAAGTATATCTGTGAAGCAACATCTAAACGATTAAAAAATCTCAATAGATTTTTGATTGGACTCGAGGATACATTGAAGAGCAAAGACGAGTTCTTTTCAAAACGAGAGAAACAAGTTCTGGAACTTCTTGCAAAGGGATACTCTTCACGTGCCATTGCCAAAAAATTATTCATTGCTGAAAAGACAGTTGAATCGCATCGAAAGAATCTCGTCTCCAAGGCTGAAGTGAAAAACACGAATGAACTGATCGCCTATTCTTTTGCCAGAGGATTGATCAGCATGTAA
- a CDS encoding PAS domain-containing sensor histidine kinase, translated as MTVSYPGNPDVKIVSEFMSNLQLPTLQKIGETSKTGVLVVDLKNGRIEYINDTLKRILEITDPGRMIHYDDLWKITFEKDVDYIKSHLTDLKKDGSVCDIEFNVTAGNHPIYVSVDATYIADEDKIVAFVRNITKAKEHAQYIITYGAKKDSLLEMLSHHLSGPLLLSKEVIHLLEKKFQDGNSEEAGKLIGFMKDTTHNCLDFIYDFLKEEHLVSETIYVKKNRFDAVLNVMSVIDQFNHSYPRRQLRYKSGPKQLFINGDDVKYFQIMNNLLSNAVKFTHEYGSIDISIDEMAHVIIVTIADNGIGIPENLKPMVFQKYTPAGRTGLNGERSIGLGLSIVKSLAELMSGSIEFTSTENKGTAFKLTLPKE; from the coding sequence ATGACTGTATCGTATCCGGGAAATCCCGATGTAAAAATAGTTTCTGAATTTATGAGCAATCTGCAATTACCAACACTCCAGAAAATCGGGGAGACTTCCAAGACCGGAGTTTTAGTAGTCGACTTAAAAAACGGCCGCATTGAATATATCAACGATACATTGAAGCGCATACTGGAAATTACTGATCCGGGGAGAATGATTCATTATGATGACCTCTGGAAAATTACTTTTGAAAAAGATGTGGATTATATAAAAAGTCACTTAACTGATTTAAAAAAGGATGGATCGGTATGTGATATTGAATTTAACGTCACTGCGGGTAATCATCCGATCTATGTCTCTGTTGATGCAACTTACATTGCTGATGAAGATAAGATAGTAGCGTTTGTCAGGAATATTACCAAAGCAAAAGAGCATGCTCAGTATATCATTACCTATGGAGCGAAGAAAGATTCTCTTCTGGAAATGCTCTCTCACCATTTAAGCGGGCCACTGCTGTTATCGAAAGAAGTTATTCATTTGCTGGAAAAGAAATTCCAGGATGGTAATTCTGAAGAAGCCGGTAAACTGATTGGATTCATGAAAGACACCACTCACAACTGTCTCGACTTTATTTACGATTTTTTAAAAGAGGAGCATTTAGTATCGGAGACGATCTACGTCAAGAAGAACAGGTTTGATGCCGTGCTCAATGTAATGAGTGTGATCGATCAGTTCAATCATTCTTACCCCAGAAGACAATTGCGCTATAAAAGCGGTCCCAAACAATTATTCATCAATGGAGATGATGTTAAGTATTTCCAGATCATGAATAATCTGCTGTCCAATGCCGTCAAGTTTACGCATGAGTACGGATCCATCGATATTTCCATTGACGAAATGGCCCATGTCATAATTGTTACCATTGCTGATAATGGCATTGGCATTCCGGAAAATCTTAAGCCAATGGTCTTTCAGAAATACACGCCTGCTGGGAGAACAGGCCTGAATGGAGAGCGCTCCATCGGATTGGGACTTTCTATTGTGAAAAGTCTCGCTGAGCTAATGAGCGGTTCAATAGAATTTACCAGCACGGAGAACAAGGGCACTGCATTTAAACTCACGCTGCCCAAAGAGTAG
- a CDS encoding TetR/AcrR family transcriptional regulator, with protein MTSTQETEQVIKDTAREIFFQKGRLKATTQEIADEAGVNRALIHYYFRSREQLLQTVFEEAVSETRTKISDIFKSKDPFKKKISQYLDVFIDRNIRYPYMQNFIISEINTNPEKEKEYLKKKRQNLCETIFPQLEDEISKGTIDPIKPEHFMANLMSMCSYPLVAKPILQGMFDLDENEYKTFLKERKKVIYKSLFNEEADF; from the coding sequence GTGACATCTACGCAGGAAACGGAACAAGTAATTAAGGACACCGCCAGAGAGATCTTTTTCCAAAAGGGCCGTTTAAAGGCGACTACGCAGGAAATTGCGGATGAAGCGGGGGTCAATCGTGCCCTGATTCACTATTACTTCCGAAGTCGTGAGCAGCTTTTGCAAACGGTATTTGAGGAGGCGGTCAGTGAGACGCGGACAAAGATCTCCGACATCTTCAAGTCGAAGGATCCTTTTAAAAAGAAGATCAGCCAATACCTGGACGTGTTTATTGACCGGAATATCCGGTATCCATACATGCAGAATTTTATTATTTCGGAGATCAACACGAATCCGGAAAAAGAAAAGGAATACCTGAAGAAGAAGCGCCAGAATCTTTGTGAAACAATTTTTCCTCAACTCGAAGATGAGATCAGTAAGGGTACCATTGACCCGATCAAGCCGGAGCACTTCATGGCTAATCTGATGTCCATGTGTAGCTATCCTCTGGTAGCCAAGCCGATCCTGCAAGGTATGTTTGATCTTGATGAAAATGAATACAAGACTTTCTTGAAAGAACGAAAGAAAGTTATCTATAAAAGCCTCTTCAATGAGGAAGCAGATTTTTAA
- a CDS encoding TolC family protein, with translation MLYVRWRSGLAGLIILILPLSLLGQETKPDSVLQVATLENVVSYAITHQPLIQQSLVDQEITESTIKTKLADWYPQINFNYNLVHNFEIQPNYFQGNITRFGIGNTSLAQFALTQNIFNRDVLLASKTASEVRIQSLQKTSSSKIDVAVNVTKAFYDVLATSQQIKLGKGDIVRLGQSLKTAKDQYSAGITDKTDFKRATIALNNTQATLKSNMELLKYKMQNLKVLMGYTYADDFEIVYDTLQMENEIDLDTLQTLDYTNRIDYKLLTTQQKLQNFNLKYSKWSFLPTVALSGAYNFYYLSPEFSLNEIYKTNTPYSNAILTIGVPIFQGGKRTANIKIQKWNAKRLDWDLTNLKNNSNAEYIRAMASYKSSLATYMSLRENVVLAKEVYDIIQLQYKTGIKTYLEVITAETDLRNARINYFNSLYQVLASKIDVQKSLGQINY, from the coding sequence ATGTTGTACGTACGATGGAGATCAGGCCTGGCGGGTCTCATAATTTTAATTTTGCCCCTGAGTTTGTTGGGTCAGGAAACTAAACCTGACAGTGTGCTTCAGGTTGCTACCCTTGAAAATGTAGTGAGCTATGCGATAACTCACCAACCACTCATCCAGCAATCACTGGTTGATCAGGAGATAACCGAGTCGACAATCAAGACGAAGCTTGCCGACTGGTATCCACAGATCAATTTCAATTACAATCTGGTTCATAACTTTGAGATTCAACCCAATTACTTTCAGGGGAATATTACCCGTTTTGGTATTGGCAATACATCCCTTGCACAGTTTGCACTAACGCAGAACATCTTCAACCGTGATGTGTTGCTTGCAAGCAAGACTGCATCGGAAGTCAGGATCCAGTCGTTGCAGAAAACAAGCAGCAGCAAGATCGATGTAGCGGTAAATGTTACGAAAGCGTTTTACGATGTGCTGGCAACTTCACAACAGATAAAACTTGGCAAAGGTGATATCGTTCGTTTAGGCCAAAGCTTAAAAACTGCAAAGGATCAGTATTCTGCCGGGATCACTGACAAGACTGATTTCAAACGGGCGACCATTGCCTTGAACAATACACAGGCAACTCTCAAGAGCAACATGGAATTGCTGAAATACAAAATGCAGAATCTGAAAGTCCTTATGGGTTATACTTATGCTGATGATTTTGAAATTGTCTATGACACGCTCCAGATGGAGAATGAGATCGATCTTGACACACTTCAAACACTGGACTACACCAACCGCATTGATTATAAATTACTGACGACGCAGCAAAAGCTTCAGAACTTCAATTTGAAGTATAGCAAGTGGAGCTTTCTTCCAACAGTTGCTTTATCCGGAGCTTACAATTTCTATTATCTCAGTCCTGAATTCAGTCTGAACGAGATTTATAAGACCAACACTCCTTATTCCAATGCTATATTAACCATTGGCGTCCCAATCTTTCAGGGCGGAAAGCGGACAGCTAACATCAAGATCCAGAAATGGAATGCCAAAAGACTTGACTGGGATCTTACCAATCTCAAGAACAATTCCAATGCGGAATACATCCGTGCTATGGCATCCTATAAGAGCAGCCTTGCCACCTACATGTCTTTGCGTGAAAATGTAGTGCTGGCAAAAGAAGTGTATGATATCATTCAGCTCCAGTACAAGACAGGTATTAAAACCTATCTCGAAGTAATTACTGCGGAAACAGATTTGCGCAATGCGCGCATTAACTATTTCAACTCACTTTACCAGGTGCTGGCCAGCAAAATTGATGTTCAGAAGTCTCTTGGTCAAATCAATTATTAA
- a CDS encoding efflux RND transporter periplasmic adaptor subunit yields MLLRSIPNIFSILFIVMVFSCTPKGQQPQKPGPVNVTVQKISEKDAVYYDEYPATVIALNQVELRPQVNGYITAVHFKEGDRVKKGQKLYSIDQQQYEAAYQQSVANQAVQEANLVKAQKDVERYRELNKHDAVAKQLVDNAEANYEAAKRTLEASKASVKSVQTNVRYTSITAPFDGTIGISQVRLGTAVSAGQTILNTVSSDNPIAADLSIDQKEIYRFVQFQGVKSSKTDSTFRLAFNGIIYPHPGKISLIDRAVNAQTGTIIVRLEFSNPENNLRAGMSGTVRVLNDASKKSILVPFKAITEQLGEYFVYVVKTDSNKVTQQRVIIGKQVARDVVILKGLNDGETIVVEGVQNLKEGSAIAVKNGNETAKNPTK; encoded by the coding sequence ATGCTATTAAGATCTATACCAAATATTTTCTCCATACTCTTTATTGTCATGGTGTTCTCATGCACCCCAAAAGGTCAGCAGCCGCAGAAGCCGGGACCTGTCAACGTCACTGTTCAGAAAATTTCTGAAAAGGATGCTGTGTATTATGATGAGTATCCTGCCACTGTCATTGCCCTTAACCAGGTAGAACTTCGTCCTCAGGTGAATGGCTACATCACGGCTGTTCATTTTAAGGAAGGCGATCGTGTGAAAAAAGGACAGAAGCTGTACTCCATTGATCAGCAACAATATGAAGCGGCCTATCAGCAGTCTGTTGCAAATCAGGCAGTACAAGAAGCTAATCTTGTGAAGGCACAAAAGGATGTTGAGCGCTACCGTGAGCTGAACAAGCACGACGCTGTTGCAAAACAACTCGTTGATAATGCTGAGGCTAATTACGAAGCAGCAAAAAGAACGCTGGAAGCCAGCAAAGCTTCTGTGAAAAGTGTGCAGACCAATGTCCGCTACACCAGCATCACTGCTCCTTTTGATGGAACAATCGGAATCTCTCAAGTGAGATTGGGAACAGCAGTGTCAGCGGGGCAAACCATTCTGAATACTGTTTCTTCCGATAATCCGATTGCGGCTGATCTTTCAATTGACCAGAAAGAGATATATCGTTTTGTACAGTTCCAGGGAGTTAAAAGTTCAAAGACTGATTCAACTTTCAGGCTGGCGTTTAATGGAATTATTTATCCTCATCCTGGCAAGATCAGTCTCATTGATCGTGCTGTGAATGCACAGACAGGAACTATAATTGTTCGTCTTGAATTTTCAAATCCAGAAAATAATTTGCGTGCTGGAATGAGTGGTACCGTTCGTGTATTGAATGATGCTTCAAAGAAATCAATTCTCGTTCCATTTAAGGCGATCACTGAACAATTGGGAGAGTACTTTGTGTACGTTGTAAAGACCGATAGCAACAAAGTAACTCAGCAGCGTGTCATCATTGGCAAGCAGGTTGCCCGTGACGTCGTCATCCTGAAAGGACTTAATGACGGAGAGACAATCGTTGTTGAAGGAGTTCAGAATTTAAAAGAAGGTTCTGCCATTGCTGTCAAGAACGGCAATGAAACAGCGAAGAACCCAACAAAATAA
- a CDS encoding multidrug efflux RND transporter permease subunit gives MISDVFIKRPVTAIVISVVIVLVGIIAMTTLPVSQYPDITPPTVSISGIFTGADAQTVEQTTTTAIETQVNGVPGMSYMSSNSTSSGQSNITVTFDIGTDINIATLDVQNRVSVAEPALPDGVKRLGLTTRKRNPSVMIALAVYSPKGTHDPRFIGNYTNIYIKDALQRVKGVGDILSRGADFGMRIWINPEKLSSLGISTAEILAALAEQNLQVAAGTVGGTPQQNVQSFEYSVLSNSRINSKEQFENVIVRTAPLSGSIVYLKDVARIELGVFDYAATTSFVQGSPAAFLLIYQAPGANALETYDAVMATLTELKKSFPKDLDFGVPLETASVVKVSIKEVVKTLLEALILVIIVVFLFLQNWRATLIPVLAIPVSLVGTFIFFIPFDFTINTLTMFAFVLAIGIVVDDAIVVVEAVQHNIDHDKLSPKEATEKAMKEITGPVIAIALILAAVFVPVGFVPGIVGKLYQQFAITIAVSVMISAFVALSLTPALCTIMLKPSKDKDARKNFLEKFFARFNTWFEKVTNGYTHYVSKWIKASRLVLVMLVCVFIGLFFMFKAKPSGFIPTEDEGRLFVTYEMPEATSTTRSTVLLKDIMARVQAIPAVRLVGGIAGLNIVSQSNKSNVGTIFVNLKHWDLRTSKEQQVQAVAAEIFKRTADIKEARVLAITPPAIPGLGQTAGFTFELQQTTSTDNIQQFEKVARNFLAELNARPEIGLAFTFFTARTPSYQVDVDREKVKKLGISVSDVYGTLGTLLGSSYINDFNIYGRNFRVMAQADTMYRSSITDLSRYFVRNNTGGMVPLSSLVTTKIVENPSLVSHFNIYRSVEINGSPKPGFSSGQALDALKEVAAKSLPAGYGYEFGGISREEVKAGNTILLIFAISIVFVFLFLAALYESWSVPFSVLFAVPIGAFGSILTLTLLPSLSNNIYAQIGLITLIGLAAKNAILIVEFAKERVDAGMEIVKATLEAVQLRLRPIIMTSLAFILGVLPLAFSSGAGAEARKTIGWTVAGGMIAASSLAIFVVPVLYVLITKFANRKTSLS, from the coding sequence ATGATATCAGATGTATTTATAAAACGGCCTGTAACGGCCATCGTAATCTCAGTCGTCATTGTTCTAGTGGGTATCATCGCCATGACGACATTGCCGGTATCTCAGTATCCCGACATTACTCCACCAACCGTAAGCATTTCGGGGATATTCACAGGTGCGGATGCTCAGACCGTTGAGCAAACAACGACCACAGCAATTGAAACACAGGTTAATGGTGTTCCTGGTATGTCATATATGTCCAGCAACAGCACAAGCAGTGGACAAAGCAATATCACAGTAACATTTGATATCGGCACGGACATCAACATCGCTACACTGGACGTTCAGAATCGCGTAAGTGTTGCAGAGCCTGCATTGCCGGATGGTGTGAAGAGACTTGGATTGACTACCCGTAAGCGTAATCCCAGTGTGATGATTGCCCTCGCGGTATATTCTCCAAAAGGAACGCATGATCCGCGCTTCATCGGAAACTATACCAACATTTATATCAAGGATGCCTTGCAGCGTGTAAAAGGAGTGGGTGACATTCTTTCCCGTGGAGCTGATTTCGGAATGCGCATCTGGATCAATCCGGAGAAACTATCCTCTCTCGGAATTTCAACAGCAGAGATCCTTGCGGCATTGGCCGAACAGAATCTCCAGGTGGCTGCCGGAACGGTGGGTGGAACTCCACAACAGAATGTTCAGAGCTTTGAGTATTCTGTTCTTTCCAACAGCAGAATCAATTCCAAGGAGCAATTTGAAAATGTGATTGTGCGTACTGCACCACTCTCTGGAAGTATTGTTTATCTGAAAGATGTTGCACGCATTGAGTTGGGAGTTTTTGATTATGCGGCCACTACCTCTTTTGTGCAGGGAAGTCCGGCGGCGTTTCTTCTGATCTACCAGGCACCGGGTGCCAATGCATTGGAAACGTATGATGCTGTTATGGCAACCCTGACAGAGTTAAAAAAATCTTTTCCAAAAGATCTTGACTTTGGTGTTCCACTGGAAACAGCAAGCGTTGTAAAAGTTTCCATCAAGGAAGTTGTTAAAACACTTTTGGAGGCATTGATCCTCGTGATCATTGTAGTATTTCTTTTCCTGCAGAACTGGAGGGCAACCCTCATCCCGGTTCTCGCAATTCCTGTTTCACTCGTAGGAACCTTCATATTCTTCATACCATTTGATTTTACAATCAACACGCTCACCATGTTTGCGTTCGTGCTCGCCATCGGTATCGTGGTGGATGATGCCATCGTTGTGGTGGAGGCTGTTCAGCATAACATTGATCATGATAAACTTTCGCCAAAAGAAGCCACAGAGAAAGCGATGAAGGAAATCACAGGACCTGTTATTGCTATCGCATTGATTCTCGCAGCGGTGTTTGTGCCAGTTGGGTTTGTTCCCGGAATTGTAGGGAAACTCTATCAGCAGTTTGCCATTACCATTGCTGTATCTGTCATGATCTCAGCTTTTGTAGCACTTTCCTTAACGCCAGCTTTGTGTACCATCATGCTGAAGCCTTCCAAAGACAAGGATGCACGCAAAAACTTCCTGGAGAAATTCTTTGCCCGATTCAATACCTGGTTTGAGAAAGTTACAAACGGATATACTCACTATGTTTCCAAATGGATCAAAGCATCCAGGTTGGTGTTGGTCATGCTCGTATGTGTGTTTATTGGATTGTTTTTTATGTTCAAGGCAAAGCCATCAGGTTTCATTCCTACAGAGGATGAAGGAAGATTATTCGTTACCTATGAAATGCCGGAAGCTACTTCTACCACGCGAAGCACGGTCTTGTTAAAAGATATCATGGCAAGAGTTCAGGCAATACCGGCCGTTCGGCTGGTGGGAGGTATCGCAGGGTTGAATATTGTGAGTCAATCCAACAAGTCAAACGTTGGTACCATCTTCGTGAATCTTAAGCATTGGGATTTGCGCACCAGCAAAGAGCAGCAGGTTCAGGCTGTCGCTGCAGAAATTTTCAAGCGAACTGCGGACATAAAAGAGGCACGCGTACTTGCCATCACTCCACCTGCAATTCCTGGTCTTGGTCAGACAGCAGGTTTTACATTTGAATTGCAACAAACCACCAGCACAGATAATATTCAGCAGTTTGAAAAAGTTGCCAGAAACTTTCTTGCGGAGCTGAATGCCCGTCCTGAAATAGGACTTGCTTTCACTTTCTTCACAGCACGCACACCGAGTTATCAGGTGGATGTGGATCGTGAAAAAGTTAAGAAGCTGGGAATCTCTGTTTCTGATGTTTATGGAACACTCGGCACGTTGCTCGGAAGCAGCTATATAAATGATTTTAATATTTATGGAAGAAATTTCCGAGTGATGGCGCAGGCTGATACAATGTATCGCTCATCCATAACGGATCTGAGCAGGTATTTTGTTCGCAACAATACAGGAGGAATGGTTCCGTTGAGTTCATTGGTTACAACTAAGATCGTTGAGAACCCATCACTGGTATCGCATTTTAATATTTATAGGTCTGTTGAGATCAATGGAAGTCCCAAGCCAGGCTTCAGTAGTGGTCAGGCTCTGGATGCTTTGAAAGAAGTAGCGGCTAAATCATTGCCTGCCGGTTACGGTTATGAGTTCGGTGGAATCAGTCGCGAGGAAGTGAAGGCGGGCAATACCATCCTTCTGATTTTTGCGATCTCCATTGTATTTGTATTTCTCTTTCTGGCAGCGTTGTATGAAAGCTGGTCCGTTCCATTCTCGGTATTATTTGCAGTTCCGATCGGTGCTTTTGGTTCAATCCTTACGCTGACATTGCTTCCGAGCCTTTCCAATAACATCTATGCGCAGATCGGTTTGATCACGTTGATCGGATTGGCGGCAAAGAATGCTATCCTGATCGTTGAGTTTGCGAAAGAGCGCGTGGATGCAGGAATGGAAATTGTGAAGGCAACACTCGAGGCGGTTCAGCTTCGTCTTCGTCCGATCATCATGACTTCGCTGGCATTTATTCTGGGTGTATTGCCGTTGGCATTTTCATCCGGTGCGGGTGCTGAAGCAAGAAAGACAATAGGCTGGACAGTGGCGGGAGGAATGATCGCGGCAAGCTCACTGGCAATCTTCGTGGTACCGGTGCTGTACGTGCTGATCACCAAATTCGCAAACCGGAAGACAAGTTTATCATAG